The Ochotona princeps isolate mOchPri1 chromosome 26, mOchPri1.hap1, whole genome shotgun sequence genome contains a region encoding:
- the TUNAR gene encoding protein TUNAR: protein MRFSVSPVRKIKTFATKMVITGGNDEDRGGQEKESKEESVLAMLGIIGTILNLIVIIFVYIYTTL from the coding sequence GTTAGCCCGGTGAGGAAGATAAAGACATTTGCAACCAAGATGGTCATCACAGGTGGCAATGACGAAGACAGGGGAGGCCAAGAGAAGGAGAGTAAGGAAGAGAGTGTCCTGGCCATGCTGGGCATCATTGGGACCATCTTGAACCTAATCGTCATCATATTCGTCTACATATACACCACTCTTTGA